The following proteins are encoded in a genomic region of Methanoculleus bourgensis MS2:
- a CDS encoding helix-turn-helix transcriptional regulator, producing the protein MKTRIKELRARAGFTQEELAQQVGVRRETIVFLEQGKYNPSLKLAYKVSRALDSTIEEVFTFEDEDLA; encoded by the coding sequence GTGAAGACCCGGATCAAGGAGCTCCGGGCGAGGGCGGGGTTTACCCAGGAAGAACTGGCACAACAGGTCGGTGTGCGGCGGGAGACGATCGTCTTCCTCGAGCAGGGGAAGTACAACCCCTCCCTGAAACTCGCTTACAAGGTGTCCCGGGCGCTTGACTCTACCATCGAGGAGGTCTTTACCTTCGAGGACGAGGACCTGGCATGA
- a CDS encoding archaemetzincin family Zn-dependent metalloprotease: MSIILIPIGKVNPADITMLEEPLEAVFSRAVVTGKRIALPAAARNAARNQYDAEVMLEFLSLSGETAGYDRVLGVTDVDLYLPGMNFVFGLAGRRNAVISLHRLRQSFYGLPEDTEVFRRRAIVEAVHELGHTFGLPHCEDPRCVMHFSNTIVETDRKGPAFCMVCHPRVKTGEAARR, translated from the coding sequence ATGAGTATCATCCTCATTCCAATCGGGAAGGTCAATCCGGCAGATATAACGATGCTCGAGGAGCCGCTGGAGGCGGTCTTCTCCCGAGCTGTCGTGACCGGGAAGAGGATCGCGCTCCCTGCAGCTGCGCGTAACGCCGCCCGCAACCAGTACGATGCCGAGGTGATGCTCGAGTTCCTCTCGCTCTCCGGGGAGACTGCCGGCTACGACCGGGTGCTGGGGGTCACCGACGTCGATCTCTACCTCCCGGGCATGAACTTCGTCTTTGGGCTTGCGGGCCGGAGGAACGCTGTGATCTCCCTCCATCGCCTCAGGCAGTCGTTCTACGGTCTGCCGGAGGATACGGAGGTCTTCCGTCGCCGGGCCATCGTGGAGGCTGTGCATGAACTGGGGCACACCTTCGGCCTCCCCCACTGTGAAGACCCCCGGTGTGTCATGCACTTCTCAAACACCATCGTCGAGACCGACCGGAAGGGGCCGGCGTTCTGCATGGTCTGCCATCCAAGGGTCAAGACCGGGGAGGCAGCGCGGCGGTGA
- a CDS encoding ABC transporter ATP-binding protein → MLDISDLHVSVDDTEVLHDINLHIGQGETHVLMGPNGSGKSTLLKAIMGFGGYTITSGSIVFKGKEITYMPIHERAHLGIGMMFQHPPAISGLKLGKLLAATSHMGEGAIEALAQSVNMEHFLARDINVGFSGGEIKRSEVLQLKVQQPDFLMLDEPESGVDLENMNLMGKEIAALLEKDVHIINRRRSGLIITHTGYILDYLEADQGHVMIGGQIRCHGNPREILRVVKEKGYGECLRCKQI, encoded by the coding sequence ATGCTGGATATCAGTGATTTACACGTGAGCGTGGATGACACCGAAGTGCTCCACGATATCAACCTCCACATCGGGCAGGGGGAGACTCATGTCCTGATGGGCCCGAACGGATCGGGAAAGAGCACGCTGCTCAAGGCCATCATGGGATTTGGCGGCTATACGATTACATCCGGGTCTATTGTTTTTAAAGGGAAGGAGATCACCTACATGCCAATTCACGAGCGGGCCCATCTCGGGATAGGCATGATGTTTCAGCACCCGCCTGCAATATCAGGGCTGAAACTCGGGAAGCTGCTCGCAGCCACATCCCACATGGGGGAAGGCGCGATAGAGGCGCTGGCGCAGTCGGTCAACATGGAACACTTTCTTGCCCGGGACATCAACGTGGGGTTCTCCGGTGGTGAGATAAAGCGGAGCGAGGTCCTGCAGTTGAAGGTCCAGCAGCCCGACTTCCTCATGCTGGATGAACCTGAGAGCGGTGTCGACCTCGAGAACATGAACCTGATGGGGAAGGAGATCGCGGCCCTGCTCGAGAAAGATGTCCATATCATCAACCGGCGCCGGAGCGGCCTGATCATCACCCACACAGGCTACATCCTCGATTACCTCGAGGCCGACCAGGGCCATGTGATGATAGGCGGCCAGATACGGTGTCACGGAAACCCCCGCGAGATTCTGCGCGTGGTCAAAGAAAAAGGATACGGGGAGTGTCTGCGTTGCAAACAGATATAA
- a CDS encoding IS110 family transposase, translated as MKELTKVCGIDVHKMFLQVCILSRSGEYSQHRFHNTPHGILALKDLVLAEGCEVVAMESTGIYWYRLFLELESDIRTIVANARQIKSIPGRKTDMNDARWIAELALHGLIRPSRIFPRRDREFRDLTRNRETLVRTRTTIKNRIHKILDSAGIRLNVALKDIFGKSGRHLLAGIAEQKDLEATLATIPSPLILRRADQLREILQDSPLSPTQLHLLTTQLHLLEEIEEKIAHLDELILASLEDSQMEALPICTSVPGISITAATTILAELGDVRDFSSADRLVSWAGLAPSVYQSADTLVCGKITKQGSKSLRWILVQVAQAASRTTDTVFSRFFRRIAFRRGRNKAIVALARKILTILWHLLVNRELYVEPGVQRVRKLPARATLSKISIDDATEILLNAGYRIYSPESQKSAGKGVGAKRATHPL; from the coding sequence ATGAAGGAACTAACCAAGGTGTGTGGAATCGATGTCCATAAGATGTTTCTCCAGGTTTGCATTCTCTCGCGATCTGGAGAATACTCCCAGCACCGTTTCCACAACACTCCTCATGGGATTCTCGCACTAAAAGACCTTGTGCTTGCTGAAGGGTGTGAGGTCGTTGCCATGGAATCGACCGGGATCTACTGGTATCGCCTCTTTCTGGAACTCGAGTCAGATATCCGGACGATCGTTGCCAACGCGCGCCAGATCAAGAGTATCCCGGGGCGCAAGACGGACATGAATGATGCCCGATGGATTGCCGAGCTCGCTCTCCACGGGTTGATCCGGCCTTCCCGGATCTTTCCCCGGCGCGATCGTGAGTTCCGGGATCTGACCCGCAACCGGGAAACACTGGTGAGAACCCGGACAACCATCAAGAACCGGATTCATAAGATCCTGGATAGTGCCGGTATCCGCCTGAACGTAGCGCTGAAAGACATCTTCGGGAAATCGGGTCGTCACTTGCTCGCCGGCATCGCTGAGCAGAAGGATCTGGAGGCCACCCTCGCGACTATCCCCTCACCCCTGATTCTCCGCCGTGCTGATCAACTCCGAGAGATCCTCCAGGATAGCCCTCTCTCTCCTACCCAGCTGCATCTCCTCACGACCCAGTTGCACCTGCTTGAGGAGATTGAGGAGAAGATCGCTCATCTGGATGAGCTGATCCTTGCCTCACTCGAGGATTCCCAGATGGAGGCACTCCCGATTTGTACCTCGGTGCCGGGGATCAGCATCACTGCGGCGACAACTATTCTCGCAGAACTGGGTGATGTCCGGGACTTCTCATCTGCGGATCGTCTGGTTTCCTGGGCGGGACTGGCACCATCAGTCTATCAATCTGCCGATACCCTGGTGTGTGGCAAGATCACAAAACAGGGGTCAAAGAGTCTCCGCTGGATCCTGGTGCAGGTGGCCCAGGCGGCAAGTCGGACTACGGATACCGTCTTCTCCCGCTTCTTCCGGCGTATCGCCTTCCGAAGGGGGCGGAATAAGGCAATTGTCGCTCTTGCCCGGAAGATCCTCACTATCCTCTGGCATCTCCTGGTGAACCGAGAACTCTACGTCGAACCGGGTGTCCAGAGAGTGCGGAAACTCCCGGCACGCGCCACCTTGTCGAAGATCTCGATCGATGATGCGACCGAGATCCTGTTGAACGCGGGGTACCGAATTTACTCGCCCGAGAGCCAGAAGTCGGCCGGCAAGGGGGTGGGGGCAAAGAGGGCCACCCATCCCCTTTAA
- the glmM gene encoding phosphoglucosamine mutase, protein MLFGSSGIRREFDPGLVDLALQVGAAAADGAPHVVVGRDTRTTSELLEHCVIAGMVSAGATVRTCGIAPTPTVAYATRDADAGCMITASHNPESYNGVKLLNPDGSAFTRRQQAAIEDALTKSHWVRWDEQGCASPVDAVAAHREAILDKVSLSRPVTVVLDCGNGAGSVITPDLLAGAGATIIGLNCNVSGRFSRPSEPLEANLPYIGEIVRKRGAACAVVHDGDADRMMAFDERGRYIDGDHLLMLFAKYLDRKRVVTTVDASMAIEEVAEVRRTPVGDSFVSEELLSWGDFGGEASGSWIFPGHSYCPDGVYAAALLCEIASEWSIAEELDRMPRYTLLRESYRITSPGDVMAAMGADEPTHGVRFGDDDGWYLIRASGTEPKIRITAEGKTPAKAKEMLDAGRTVLGRAKHASGAQ, encoded by the coding sequence ATGCTATTCGGCTCTTCCGGGATCAGGCGGGAGTTTGACCCGGGCCTCGTCGATCTGGCGCTCCAGGTAGGAGCAGCCGCTGCAGACGGCGCACCGCACGTCGTCGTGGGCAGGGATACCCGTACGACCAGCGAACTGCTGGAGCATTGTGTTATCGCCGGTATGGTCTCGGCCGGTGCAACCGTCCGGACCTGCGGTATCGCGCCCACACCGACGGTCGCTTACGCGACGCGGGATGCAGACGCAGGATGCATGATCACCGCCTCGCATAACCCCGAATCCTACAACGGTGTGAAACTGCTCAACCCCGACGGGTCGGCGTTCACCCGCCGGCAGCAGGCGGCAATCGAGGATGCGCTCACGAAGTCCCATTGGGTACGCTGGGACGAGCAGGGTTGCGCATCTCCGGTCGACGCGGTTGCCGCACACCGTGAGGCGATCCTTGATAAGGTCAGCCTCTCCCGACCAGTCACGGTCGTGCTCGACTGCGGCAACGGTGCAGGCAGCGTCATCACCCCTGACCTCCTTGCAGGGGCGGGGGCGACCATCATCGGGCTGAACTGCAACGTCTCCGGCCGGTTTTCCCGCCCTTCTGAACCGCTTGAGGCAAACCTCCCCTACATCGGGGAGATCGTGCGGAAGCGGGGGGCCGCGTGTGCAGTGGTTCACGACGGCGACGCCGACCGGATGATGGCGTTCGACGAACGGGGGCGCTACATCGACGGCGACCATCTCCTCATGCTGTTTGCGAAATACCTCGACCGGAAGCGCGTTGTCACCACAGTCGATGCCTCGATGGCGATCGAGGAGGTTGCAGAGGTCCGCCGCACGCCGGTCGGCGACAGTTTCGTCTCCGAAGAACTCCTCTCCTGGGGGGATTTCGGCGGGGAGGCGTCGGGGAGCTGGATCTTCCCCGGGCACTCCTACTGTCCGGACGGGGTCTACGCCGCGGCCCTGCTCTGCGAGATCGCCTCAGAGTGGTCGATCGCCGAAGAACTGGACCGGATGCCCCGGTACACCCTCCTCCGGGAGTCGTACCGGATCACTTCTCCCGGTGATGTCATGGCAGCGATGGGGGCCGATGAACCGACGCACGGCGTCCGCTTTGGCGACGACGACGGCTGGTACCTGATCCGGGCAAGCGGCACCGAACCGAAGATCCGGATCACGGCCGAGGGAAAGACGCCTGCAAAAGCAAAGGAGATGCTTGATGCAGGGCGTACTGTTCTCGGGAGAGCGAAACATGCTTCAGGTGCCCAATAG
- a CDS encoding cyclase family protein — translation MKVYDITRDLSEDAVLYPGDIRPRFHEIDTGQYRVTEMTLGSHTGTHIDAPSHYIEGGLTVDQIPSGVLAGPARVLDCSDAEGIIGPDRLTGRLAGTRTLLLKTWFSERQEFEPGYPALSPGAARLVADAGITCLGTDAPSIEAYQGDGSVHRLLLGHGTVILELLDLSAVPEGEYCMVALPLRLKGLDGSPVRAVLCKQEER, via the coding sequence GTGAAGGTCTACGACATCACCCGCGACCTCTCCGAAGATGCCGTGCTCTACCCCGGTGACATCAGGCCCCGGTTCCACGAGATCGATACCGGGCAGTACCGCGTGACCGAGATGACCCTCGGGAGCCACACCGGGACGCACATCGACGCCCCGTCGCACTACATCGAGGGCGGGCTGACGGTCGACCAGATCCCGTCCGGGGTGCTCGCCGGACCGGCACGGGTGCTTGACTGCAGCGACGCAGAAGGGATCATCGGTCCCGACCGCCTCACCGGCCGGCTGGCCGGCACCCGGACGCTCCTCCTGAAGACCTGGTTTTCGGAGCGGCAGGAGTTTGAGCCCGGGTACCCGGCGCTCTCCCCGGGGGCGGCACGACTCGTCGCGGATGCCGGGATCACCTGTCTCGGGACGGATGCTCCGTCGATAGAAGCCTATCAAGGTGACGGTTCGGTCCACCGCCTGCTGCTCGGGCATGGGACGGTCATCCTCGAACTGCTTGACCTCTCTGCCGTGCCGGAAGGAGAGTATTGTATGGTGGCGCTGCCACTGCGGCTCAAAGGTCTGGACGGGTCGCCCGTACGGGCGGTACTCTGTAAACAGGAGGAGAGATAA
- a CDS encoding SufB/SufD family protein — protein MEHLSQEDRERLALTGLEVGMQNRCGSFFQIDQKVVQTTCGAEGIEMLPIKAALEKYDWVKDYYWNAVPKDKDKYTQFVAKQKEPQGLVVIAHEGAKVAMPLQACLFLREEPVQHVHNIFIAREGSEIHIISGCASSWQKEHGAHIGVTEIYVGKGAKVTSTMIHNWNPGISVFPRSATIVEEDGTFLSNYICMQPVNQVNMYPTARLVGKNAVARFSSIVVATPGSLLDLGSRTILAAEHTSTELITRAITTGGTVISRGHILGEKENTRGHIECKGLILKDGTIHAIPEIEGTLTGTELSHEAAVGKIARHEIEYLMARGLSEEEATATIIRGFLDVKISGLPAVLQKQIDAAIDKAESGF, from the coding sequence ATGGAGCACCTCTCGCAGGAGGACCGGGAACGTCTCGCCCTGACCGGTCTTGAAGTCGGGATGCAGAACCGTTGCGGAAGTTTCTTCCAGATCGACCAGAAGGTGGTGCAGACCACCTGCGGGGCCGAGGGGATCGAGATGCTCCCCATCAAGGCCGCCCTTGAGAAGTACGACTGGGTGAAGGACTACTACTGGAACGCGGTCCCGAAGGATAAGGACAAGTACACCCAGTTCGTGGCAAAGCAGAAAGAACCGCAGGGCCTCGTCGTCATCGCCCATGAAGGAGCAAAGGTTGCCATGCCGCTCCAGGCCTGTCTCTTCCTCCGCGAGGAGCCGGTGCAGCACGTCCACAACATCTTCATCGCAAGGGAGGGGTCTGAGATCCACATCATCTCCGGGTGCGCCAGTTCCTGGCAGAAAGAACACGGTGCGCACATCGGGGTGACCGAGATCTACGTCGGCAAAGGTGCCAAGGTCACGTCCACGATGATCCACAACTGGAACCCGGGGATCAGCGTCTTCCCGCGAAGCGCTACCATCGTCGAAGAGGACGGCACCTTCCTCTCGAACTACATCTGCATGCAGCCGGTCAATCAGGTCAACATGTACCCGACGGCACGCCTTGTCGGGAAGAACGCCGTAGCCCGGTTCTCGAGCATCGTCGTCGCAACGCCGGGGTCGCTCCTCGACCTTGGTTCCCGGACCATCCTTGCCGCCGAGCACACGAGCACCGAACTCATCACCCGGGCCATCACCACCGGCGGCACCGTCATATCCCGGGGGCACATCCTTGGTGAGAAGGAGAACACCCGGGGGCATATCGAGTGCAAGGGTCTGATCTTAAAAGACGGCACCATCCACGCTATCCCCGAGATCGAAGGAACGCTGACCGGCACCGAACTCTCCCACGAGGCCGCGGTCGGGAAGATCGCCCGCCACGAGATCGAGTACCTCATGGCCCGGGGCCTCTCTGAGGAGGAGGCCACCGCAACCATCATACGTGGGTTCCTGGATGTAAAGATCAGTGGTCTGCCTGCAGTCCTGCAGAAACAGATCGATGCCGCAATCGATAAAGCAGAATCCGGGTTCTGA
- a CDS encoding protein-L-isoaspartate(D-aspartate) O-methyltransferase: MRDDMTGTDRFTREREEMVEFQVRARGVRDERVLAAMRKVPRHLFVPKGFERAAYEDRPLPIGEGQTISQPYIVAVMTEQLELQPEDRVLEVGTGSGYQAALLAELAGSVISIERLASLADQAHKNLARAGVTGVQVVVGDGTEGYSPEAPYDAIIVTAASPGIPQPLIDQLAEGGRLIAPVGPRECQDLIKLVKRKGRVESIPLGGVCFVPLIGQFGWRGEDSS, from the coding sequence ATGCGAGATGACATGACGGGGACCGATCGCTTCACGAGAGAACGCGAGGAGATGGTGGAGTTCCAGGTCCGGGCCCGGGGGGTCAGGGATGAACGAGTGCTTGCCGCGATGCGGAAGGTCCCGCGCCACCTCTTCGTGCCGAAGGGCTTTGAGCGTGCTGCCTACGAGGACCGGCCGCTCCCCATCGGGGAGGGGCAGACCATCTCCCAGCCTTACATCGTCGCCGTCATGACCGAACAGCTCGAACTTCAGCCGGAGGACCGGGTGCTCGAGGTTGGGACCGGCAGCGGCTACCAGGCGGCCCTCCTGGCCGAACTCGCAGGCTCGGTCATCTCCATCGAACGCCTCGCGAGCCTCGCCGACCAGGCACACAAGAACCTCGCCCGGGCGGGGGTCACCGGCGTCCAGGTGGTCGTCGGCGACGGCACAGAGGGGTACTCGCCGGAAGCGCCGTACGACGCCATCATCGTCACGGCGGCATCGCCCGGAATCCCACAGCCCCTGATCGACCAGCTGGCGGAAGGCGGGCGATTAATCGCCCCGGTAGGGCCGCGTGAATGCCAGGACCTCATCAAACTCGTCAAACGCAAAGGCAGGGTGGAGAGCATCCCGCTCGGCGGCGTCTGTTTCGTGCCGCTGATTGGGCAGTTTGGGTGGAGGGGGGAGGATTCCTCGTGA
- a CDS encoding nucleoside-triphosphatase — protein sequence MTENLLITGRPGSGKTTLIRRLAERFADCSPVGFYTVEVREGGVRVGFDLVSLTGERRLLARTGFPGPCRVGKYGVDIPGFEGFLSSVPFFAPDARLVIIDEVGKMECYSGVFRRVVREVLDAATPCVATIAQRGAPGLDRIRARADVRVVEVTRANRDHLLPELEAEVRRLVGDGPG from the coding sequence GTGACAGAGAACCTGCTCATCACCGGGCGGCCGGGCTCCGGGAAGACCACACTCATACGCCGCCTTGCGGAGCGTTTCGCCGACTGCTCGCCGGTCGGGTTCTACACCGTCGAGGTCAGGGAAGGGGGCGTGCGGGTGGGGTTTGACCTCGTGAGCCTCACCGGAGAGCGGCGGCTCCTCGCTCGCACCGGGTTTCCCGGCCCCTGCCGCGTGGGGAAGTACGGGGTCGATATTCCGGGGTTTGAGGGGTTCCTCTCGTCAGTCCCGTTCTTTGCACCGGACGCCCGCCTGGTGATCATCGACGAGGTCGGGAAGATGGAGTGCTATTCGGGTGTCTTTCGGAGGGTTGTGCGGGAGGTGCTCGACGCCGCCACACCCTGCGTTGCGACGATTGCACAGCGGGGAGCCCCGGGGCTCGACCGGATCAGGGCCCGGGCGGACGTCCGGGTCGTGGAGGTGACCAGGGCGAACCGTGACCACCTCCTGCCGGAGCTTGAGGCAGAGGTGCGGCGCCTGGTCGGTGACGGCCCGGGATGA